A window of the Leptolyngbyaceae cyanobacterium genome harbors these coding sequences:
- the kaiC gene encoding circadian clock protein KaiC, which produces MKRDNQIEQNSDSIKGVQKIRTLIEGFDDISHGGLPVGRTTLVSGTSGTGKTLLAIQFLYHGIIHFDEAGVFVTFEESPNDIIKNACSFGWNLQKLVEEGKLFILDASPDPEGQDVVGSFDLSALIERLQYAIRKYKAKRVSIDSVTAVFQQYDAASVVRREIFRLVARLKQVGVTTIMTTEREQEYGPVARFGVEEFVSDNVIIVRNVLEGERRRRTMEILKLRGTTHMKGEYPFTITNDGINIFPLGAMRLTQRSSNVRVSSGVKTLDEMCGGGFFKDSIILATGATGTGKTLLVSKFLQDACMRGDRAMLFAYEESRAQLSRNAYSWGIDFEDLEQKNLLKIICAYPESAGLEDHLQIIKSEIAYFKPSRIAIDSLSALARGVSNNAFRQFVIGVTGFAKQEEITGFFTNTTDQFMGSHSITDSHISTITDTIIMLQYVEIRGEMSRAINVFKMRGSWHDKGIREYTISEKGPEIKDSFRNFERIISGSPSRISVDEKTELSRIVKGVQGKVSDE; this is translated from the coding sequence ATGAAGCGAGATAATCAGATTGAGCAAAATAGCGATTCCATAAAAGGAGTCCAAAAGATTCGCACCCTGATTGAGGGATTTGATGATATCAGTCATGGGGGTCTGCCAGTCGGCAGAACTACCCTAGTCAGCGGTACTTCTGGTACCGGGAAAACCTTGTTAGCAATTCAGTTTCTTTACCACGGCATCATTCACTTTGATGAAGCTGGAGTGTTTGTTACTTTTGAAGAATCGCCCAATGATATTATCAAAAACGCCTGTAGCTTTGGTTGGAATTTACAAAAATTAGTCGAGGAAGGCAAGCTATTTATTCTCGACGCTTCTCCCGATCCCGAAGGACAGGATGTAGTTGGTAGTTTCGATCTTTCTGCGTTAATCGAGCGCCTGCAATATGCGATTCGTAAATATAAGGCTAAAAGGGTTTCGATTGACTCGGTAACGGCAGTATTTCAACAATACGATGCTGCTTCGGTGGTACGAAGAGAAATTTTTCGTTTAGTCGCTCGCCTCAAACAAGTAGGCGTTACGACGATCATGACTACCGAAAGGGAACAAGAATATGGCCCAGTAGCGCGTTTTGGGGTAGAAGAATTTGTTTCCGATAACGTGATTATCGTCCGCAACGTTTTGGAAGGAGAACGGCGTCGCCGCACGATGGAAATCCTCAAATTAAGAGGAACAACTCACATGAAAGGAGAGTATCCTTTTACGATTACGAATGATGGCATTAATATTTTCCCGCTGGGAGCAATGCGACTAACTCAACGTTCTTCTAATGTCAGGGTGTCTTCAGGAGTGAAAACTCTTGATGAAATGTGTGGGGGTGGTTTTTTCAAAGATTCGATTATTTTAGCAACAGGTGCAACGGGTACTGGCAAGACGCTTTTAGTGAGCAAATTTTTGCAAGATGCTTGTATGAGAGGCGACAGAGCAATGTTATTTGCTTATGAAGAATCTCGCGCTCAACTATCACGCAATGCTTATTCTTGGGGTATTGATTTTGAGGATTTAGAACAGAAGAATTTGTTGAAAATTATTTGTGCTTATCCAGAGTCGGCTGGTTTGGAAGATCACTTACAGATTATTAAGTCTGAAATCGCTTATTTCAAACCTTCTCGAATTGCGATCGATTCTCTTTCGGCTTTGGCTAGAGGTGTGAGCAATAACGCTTTTCGTCAGTTCGTGATCGGGGTAACTGGATTTGCCAAACAAGAAGAAATTACGGGATTTTTTACTAACACTACAGATCAGTTTATGGGTTCTCATTCGATTACAGATTCCCATATTTCTACGATTACAGACACGATTATAATGCTGCAATATGTAGAAATTCGCGGCGAAATGTCCCGTGCTATTAACGTATTTAAAATGCGTGGTTCCTGGCACGATAAAGGCATCCGCGAATATACAATCAGTGAAAAAGGCCCTGAAATTAAAGATTCTTTCCGCAACTTTGAACGAATTATCAGCGGTTCTCCGAGCCGGATTAGCGTTGATGAAAAAACCGAACTTTCCCGGATTGTTAAGGGAGTACAAGGGAAGGTTAGTGATGAGTAA
- a CDS encoding site-2 protease family protein, with protein MNFFLLLLLLGLATYFIVKLTVVGITRTSVWLLWLVMMIPPLVWTAWILVYGRNQPMPLILMIGIFGITLFLYSWLIQRGRVEVKPPEGQTSEPSASPEIGSQNNHSAKVRPLNKAEESSLRECFPWGVYYLQNLEFRPQAVICRGHLRSKPEVAYKTIRENIEAKFGDRFLIIFQDGFNGNPFFALVPNPQAQSNDRRYSEPLTRPLLALGLLVATLYTTTIIGAKLAGVSSLPIFKPDPVGLPYSLALITILGVREMVRYLVARRYKLRVSLPYFIPFPDFLGTLGAFSQVRSLAPNRKALFDVAIAGPLAGLVVTIPLLIWGLANSKIVPIPEKSWVLNFEALNPSFSLLLTLLSKLALGSQFTANSAISLHPVAIAGYIGLIITALTLMPVGQLDGGRIVHAIFGQRQAATIGQVARFLLLAVSLMPWITGVTLIPPAFLFWAIFLFLIPIYNEPALNDVTELNDRRDLLGLMALGLLLLIILPVPRSIAQLFT; from the coding sequence ATGAATTTCTTTTTACTATTACTACTACTGGGACTGGCTACTTACTTCATTGTGAAGCTTACTGTAGTCGGTATTACGAGAACTTCAGTCTGGCTTTTGTGGTTGGTGATGATGATACCGCCATTAGTCTGGACGGCGTGGATTTTGGTGTATGGCAGAAATCAGCCCATGCCTTTGATACTGATGATTGGCATATTCGGAATCACCTTATTTTTATACTCCTGGCTGATTCAGCGAGGGCGCGTGGAAGTTAAACCGCCAGAGGGTCAAACTTCCGAACCGTCCGCTTCACCAGAGATCGGTAGCCAGAATAATCATTCTGCCAAAGTACGTCCTCTGAATAAAGCGGAGGAATCTTCACTGCGAGAATGTTTTCCTTGGGGAGTGTATTACCTGCAAAATTTGGAGTTTCGCCCCCAAGCGGTGATTTGTCGGGGACACCTGCGAAGTAAACCAGAAGTAGCTTACAAAACGATCCGGGAAAATATTGAAGCAAAATTTGGCGATCGCTTCCTGATTATTTTTCAAGACGGTTTCAACGGCAATCCTTTCTTCGCCTTAGTTCCCAATCCCCAAGCTCAATCTAACGATCGGCGCTACTCCGAGCCATTAACTCGACCGCTTTTAGCCTTGGGTCTTTTGGTAGCAACCCTATATACTACCACTATCATCGGTGCAAAACTGGCTGGCGTTAGTTCTTTGCCAATCTTTAAACCCGACCCTGTAGGTTTGCCTTATTCCTTAGCTTTGATAACCATATTAGGCGTTCGTGAAATGGTGCGTTACCTGGTGGCGCGGCGCTACAAATTGCGAGTGAGTTTGCCTTATTTTATTCCCTTCCCCGATTTTTTGGGTACTCTGGGCGCCTTTAGTCAAGTGCGTAGTCTCGCCCCCAATCGCAAAGCGTTATTTGATGTGGCAATTGCTGGGCCACTTGCGGGTTTGGTGGTAACAATCCCTTTGCTAATTTGGGGTTTAGCGAATTCTAAGATCGTACCCATACCTGAAAAGTCATGGGTATTAAACTTTGAAGCTCTTAATCCTTCTTTTTCATTATTACTAACTTTACTCAGCAAGTTGGCTTTGGGTAGCCAATTCACCGCTAACAGCGCGATCTCGCTTCATCCTGTCGCCATCGCGGGTTACATCGGTTTAATCATCACTGCCTTGACTTTAATGCCAGTGGGACAACTAGATGGCGGTCGCATCGTTCATGCTATTTTCGGTCAGCGACAAGCGGCGACGATCGGCCAAGTGGCCCGTTTCTTACTTCTAGCAGTTTCGCTGATGCCTTGGATTACTGGCGTAACTTTGATTCCGCCTGCTTTTTTGTTTTGGGCGATTTTTCTGTTCTTGATCCCGATTTACAACGAACCTGCTTTGAATGACGTGACTGAATTGAACGATCGACGGGATTTGTTGGGCTTAATGGCTTTGGGCTTACTGCTGCTAATTATCCTACCCGTCCCCCGATCGATCGCCCAACTTTTCACGTAA
- a CDS encoding MBL fold metallo-hydrolase — MPKQPRAVLDTIFAFPPNRDTLGATAYLIVENQTNILVDCPAWDEENQEFLKERGGISCLFITHRGGIGKVKEIQQYFGCAVLIQEQEAYLLPKIDVTSFGKEYELTPQIQAIWTPGHSPGSSCLYYSREGGVLFSGRHLIPDRQGLPVPLRTSKTFHWWRQINSVKLLRERFSPETLNLICPGANTGFLRGKKAIEQAYKALAQLDLDALREEKPVLI; from the coding sequence ATGCCCAAACAACCACGGGCTGTCTTGGACACTATTTTTGCCTTTCCACCCAATCGAGATACGTTGGGAGCAACAGCCTATCTTATTGTAGAAAATCAAACCAATATTCTGGTTGATTGTCCGGCTTGGGACGAGGAAAATCAAGAATTTTTAAAAGAACGAGGTGGAATATCTTGCCTATTTATTACCCACCGAGGTGGAATTGGAAAAGTTAAAGAGATTCAGCAGTATTTCGGTTGCGCGGTGTTGATTCAGGAACAGGAAGCTTACCTGTTGCCGAAAATAGATGTTACTAGTTTTGGTAAAGAATACGAACTGACTCCCCAAATCCAAGCTATTTGGACTCCCGGACATTCTCCCGGTTCATCTTGTCTTTATTACAGTAGGGAAGGAGGGGTGTTGTTTTCCGGACGCCACCTGATCCCGGATCGACAAGGTTTACCCGTACCTCTGCGGACATCGAAAACTTTTCATTGGTGGAGGCAAATTAATAGCGTGAAGTTATTGCGGGAACGCTTTTCACCGGAAACGCTGAATTTGATTTGTCCGGGTGCGAATACTGGTTTTTTGCGGGGGAAAAAAGCGATCGAACAAGCGTATAAAGCTTTAGCACAACTGGATTTAGATGCTTTGCGAGAAGAAAAACCTGTATTGATATGA
- the metK gene encoding methionine adenosyltransferase has protein sequence MKKDFMFTSESVTEGHPDKLCDQISDAIVDHFLRRDPFSRVITECAVSTAILFIAARFESDAIVDFPKIARQTIKQAGYDQADFNGKTCSIVTSLKELPPSGNRYLDERKLSELEIEEIPVKDQVTVFGFACNQTPVLMPMPIWLAHQLARRLTEVKIEKILPYLAPDGKTQVGVEYRDRKPHRIHSITIIASQNKPAISNEIELKRLQDDIKENAIDFVFRDEPIKPDEKTRIFIDFDNPFVIGGPSAHSGLTGRKNAIDTYGEYSRHSGAALSGKDPTRIDRVGAYAARYAAKNVVAAGLADECEVQLSYSIGLSRPVSIQIETFGTGKIPDEEIRALVERNFDFRIAGIIKQFNLRYLPAVVKGGFYKKLAAYGHVGRLDMPLLPWELTDKAPLLQGLSFQSTNTNGIVRA, from the coding sequence ATGAAAAAAGACTTCATGTTTACATCGGAATCAGTAACGGAAGGTCATCCTGATAAACTTTGCGATCAAATTAGCGATGCGATCGTAGATCATTTTCTCAGAAGAGACCCCTTTTCGAGAGTAATTACGGAATGTGCGGTTTCGACGGCAATTCTATTTATTGCTGCTCGATTTGAGTCTGATGCTATTGTGGATTTCCCAAAAATTGCCAGACAGACAATTAAGCAAGCCGGGTATGACCAAGCTGATTTTAACGGTAAAACTTGTAGCATCGTGACGAGTTTGAAAGAATTACCTCCCAGTGGAAATCGTTATCTAGATGAAAGAAAATTATCGGAGCTTGAAATCGAGGAAATTCCGGTTAAAGATCAGGTAACCGTGTTTGGTTTTGCTTGCAATCAAACGCCAGTTTTGATGCCGATGCCAATCTGGTTAGCTCATCAATTGGCAAGGCGATTAACGGAGGTGAAAATAGAAAAAATATTGCCTTATCTCGCTCCCGATGGGAAGACTCAGGTTGGAGTAGAATATCGCGATCGCAAACCTCACCGCATTCACAGCATTACGATCATCGCCAGTCAGAATAAACCTGCTATATCTAATGAGATAGAACTCAAAAGATTACAAGATGATATCAAAGAAAACGCGATCGATTTTGTCTTTCGCGATGAACCAATTAAACCGGATGAAAAGACCAGAATCTTTATCGACTTTGATAACCCGTTTGTAATTGGTGGGCCATCCGCCCACTCTGGTTTAACTGGCAGGAAAAACGCGATCGATACCTATGGCGAATATTCCCGCCATAGCGGTGCTGCATTGAGTGGAAAAGACCCCACGCGGATCGATCGCGTGGGGGCTTATGCCGCCCGTTATGCCGCTAAAAACGTGGTTGCAGCAGGTTTGGCGGATGAATGCGAAGTGCAATTAAGTTATTCGATCGGACTTTCTCGACCTGTCAGCATTCAAATCGAAACTTTCGGTACTGGTAAAATTCCCGATGAAGAAATTCGTGCTTTAGTAGAGAGAAATTTTGACTTCCGAATTGCCGGAATTATCAAACAATTCAATTTGCGATATTTGCCAGCAGTGGTCAAAGGTGGTTTTTATAAAAAACTAGCTGCTTACGGTCATGTAGGCAGACTAGATATGCCGCTACTTCCTTGGGAATTGACGGATAAAGCGCCATTGTTGCAAGGATTAAGTTTCCAAAGCACTAACACTAACGGTATTGTTCGTGCTTGA
- a CDS encoding HAD-IC family P-type ATPase, with translation MSNYQNGTKESVMSVVQEINAVVKGRTRYKVDGLYHSEALKTHLEFRLLNAKGIRQVLANTSTGNVLVIYYPEQTPIEIANLINKLVAEYIKRAKRYQTKAETKVLPNKEKSNNMAFFNWEKAKENNGGLSKQELNNLTASAQAQQIKPWHSIEAEFAIAEFQSSKTAGLSNDSAKEKLNKYGANVLPEAVPRSGLSIFIDQFKSLPVALLAVAAACSVATGGVVDAAVIMGVVVINAVIGYATESQSDKIINSLKTLVRPTAVVIREGNIREVNAPEIVLGDILVLRPGTYIAADARLLEANRLSVDESALTGESMPVPKTVERLNAEEVPLGDRINMVYMGTLVTGGQGLAVVIATGKYTEMGKIQTLVGEAEIPETPMQKQLDQAGTQLVVVSGAVCALVFGIGLWRGYGWLEMLKTSISLAVAAVPEGLPTVATTTLALGIANMRQHNVLIRRLDAVETLGSIQTICMDKTGTITANKMTVVELYGDNQKLKVADGKLLAKDEIVNPYENDELLKLVHVLALCNESEVIRKNDEYVVTGSSTENALIDLAIATGVDVRDLRSKYPVLQIQHRSEERNYMTTLHATPENQKLIAVKGSPTEVLSMCGWQIKYGQKIPLTETERLEIEIENERMAGNALRVLGAAYLIDHPENIEDKEDLIWLGLVGMADPIRKGVKELMGQFHQAGIDTVMITGDQSPTAYAIGKELNLSKGEQLEILDSTHLTNIEPEVMRGLSDRVHVFARISPANKLQIVQALQSAGKVVAMTGDGVNDAPALKAADVGVAMGHTGTDVAREVADVVLENDNLETMIIAVSHGRTIYNNIRKSVHFLLSTNISEIMVMLTATAAGIGHPMNAMQLLWLNLVTDIFPGLALAMEPPEPDVLSQPPRSPDEPIIRTEDFQRIFFESATISASALGAYGYAISRYGIGPQASTIGFMSLTMAQLLHALSCRSEKHSIFSQKQLPQNQYLNIALGGSFALQIMAATVPGLRNLLQMAPINLADVAVIGSSALMPLLVNEATKLAMEVADNVNNENVEEENHNNHYENAQLVEIEITT, from the coding sequence ATGAGCAATTACCAAAATGGCACCAAGGAAAGCGTAATGTCCGTGGTGCAAGAAATTAATGCGGTTGTCAAGGGTCGCACGCGCTATAAAGTGGATGGGCTTTATCATTCGGAAGCCCTGAAAACTCACCTGGAATTTAGACTATTAAATGCCAAAGGGATTCGGCAAGTTTTAGCTAACACATCAACGGGAAACGTACTGGTAATTTATTATCCAGAACAAACTCCGATTGAGATTGCCAATTTAATTAATAAATTGGTAGCAGAATACATAAAAAGAGCTAAAAGATATCAAACTAAGGCAGAAACCAAAGTTTTACCAAATAAAGAAAAGTCAAATAATATGGCTTTTTTTAATTGGGAGAAAGCAAAAGAAAATAATGGTGGTTTAAGCAAGCAAGAATTAAACAATTTAACGGCTTCTGCCCAAGCACAACAAATTAAACCCTGGCATTCGATCGAAGCAGAGTTTGCGATCGCAGAATTTCAATCCTCAAAAACCGCAGGATTATCTAACGACTCTGCCAAAGAAAAACTGAATAAATACGGGGCAAACGTTCTCCCCGAAGCAGTTCCTCGTTCCGGACTGAGCATTTTTATCGATCAGTTTAAATCCCTGCCAGTTGCGCTGTTAGCAGTGGCGGCAGCTTGTTCGGTGGCGACTGGCGGAGTAGTAGATGCGGCAGTGATTATGGGAGTTGTCGTCATCAACGCCGTCATCGGATATGCCACCGAAAGTCAGTCAGATAAAATTATCAATTCTCTGAAAACTTTAGTCAGACCAACTGCTGTAGTCATTCGAGAAGGAAATATCCGAGAAGTCAACGCGCCAGAAATTGTTTTAGGAGATATCCTCGTTCTCAGACCCGGCACTTACATCGCCGCAGACGCCAGATTGTTGGAAGCAAATCGTCTCAGCGTGGATGAGTCTGCTTTGACCGGGGAAAGTATGCCCGTACCGAAAACGGTTGAACGTCTAAATGCGGAAGAAGTTCCTTTAGGCGATCGCATCAACATGGTCTACATGGGAACCCTAGTAACGGGCGGACAAGGACTTGCCGTGGTGATAGCAACCGGAAAATACACCGAAATGGGCAAGATCCAAACCTTAGTGGGAGAAGCGGAAATCCCAGAAACCCCAATGCAGAAGCAACTCGACCAAGCAGGTACGCAGTTGGTGGTGGTATCTGGTGCGGTGTGCGCCCTCGTGTTCGGGATCGGACTGTGGCGAGGATACGGTTGGTTGGAAATGCTGAAAACCTCCATTTCTCTCGCTGTAGCAGCAGTTCCCGAAGGTTTGCCCACCGTTGCTACCACTACCTTGGCGTTGGGGATCGCCAACATGAGACAGCATAACGTGCTGATCCGTCGTTTGGATGCGGTAGAAACTCTCGGTTCTATTCAAACTATTTGTATGGATAAAACGGGAACGATTACTGCTAATAAAATGACGGTAGTCGAACTCTATGGCGATAACCAAAAACTGAAAGTTGCTGATGGTAAGTTACTTGCCAAAGATGAAATTGTTAATCCTTACGAAAACGACGAACTCTTAAAGCTGGTTCACGTTTTAGCGCTGTGTAATGAAAGCGAAGTAATCCGGAAAAATGACGAATATGTAGTGACGGGTTCTTCTACAGAAAATGCTTTGATCGATTTAGCGATCGCAACTGGCGTAGATGTCAGAGATTTGCGATCGAAATATCCGGTGCTGCAAATTCAACACCGTTCGGAAGAGCGTAATTACATGACTACGCTACACGCCACTCCCGAAAATCAAAAACTAATTGCCGTCAAAGGTAGCCCAACCGAAGTTCTCTCAATGTGCGGCTGGCAGATCAAATACGGGCAAAAAATTCCTCTTACGGAAACCGAAAGATTAGAAATTGAAATCGAAAACGAACGTATGGCAGGAAATGCCTTGCGGGTATTAGGCGCAGCTTATCTAATCGACCATCCAGAAAATATTGAAGACAAAGAAGACCTGATCTGGTTGGGTTTAGTTGGTATGGCAGATCCGATTAGAAAAGGCGTCAAAGAATTGATGGGTCAATTCCATCAAGCTGGTATCGATACGGTGATGATTACTGGCGATCAAAGTCCTACCGCTTACGCCATTGGTAAAGAATTAAATCTCAGCAAAGGCGAACAATTAGAGATTTTAGATTCTACCCATCTTACCAATATCGAACCAGAAGTTATGAGGGGGTTGAGCGATCGCGTTCACGTATTTGCTCGCATCAGTCCCGCCAACAAATTGCAAATCGTCCAAGCTTTACAAAGTGCAGGTAAAGTAGTTGCCATGACAGGAGATGGCGTCAACGATGCACCAGCTTTGAAAGCAGCAGATGTGGGCGTGGCGATGGGGCATACCGGCACCGACGTAGCGCGAGAAGTTGCCGATGTTGTCCTAGAAAATGACAACTTGGAAACCATGATTATTGCCGTCAGTCACGGGCGGACAATTTATAACAACATCAGAAAATCCGTGCATTTTTTGTTGTCAACTAACATCAGCGAAATCATGGTGATGCTAACAGCAACTGCCGCCGGAATCGGTCACCCGATGAATGCGATGCAACTGCTGTGGCTGAATTTGGTAACAGATATATTCCCCGGACTTGCCCTAGCAATGGAGCCTCCAGAGCCAGACGTGCTGAGTCAACCGCCCAGAAGTCCTGACGAACCTATTATCAGAACAGAAGATTTCCAAAGAATTTTCTTCGAGTCGGCTACTATTTCTGCCAGCGCTTTAGGTGCTTACGGATATGCGATTTCTCGATATGGTATAGGCCCACAAGCTAGCACTATTGGTTTCATGAGTTTAACAATGGCGCAGTTGTTACACGCCCTCAGTTGTCGATCGGAAAAACATAGCATTTTCAGTCAGAAACAACTGCCACAAAACCAATACTTAAATATTGCTTTGGGCGGGTCTTTTGCCCTGCAAATTATGGCAGCTACCGTACCTGGGTTGCGAAATCTCCTGCAAATGGCTCCGATTAATTTGGCTGATGTGGCGGTAATTGGATCGAGCGCTTTGATGCCATTGTTGGTGAATGAAGCAACTAAGTTGGCAATGGAAGTAGCGGATAATGTCAACAATGAAAATGTTGAGGAGGAAAATCACAACAATCATTATGAAAATGCTCAGTTAGTCGAAATTGAAATTACGACTTAA
- a CDS encoding phosphate ABC transporter permease produces MLVPLTRQKFEQLIPLIATASQYKYAWGNLSDFLIRLLISFVSVLILYLIRLVVGDNFVPFIILIAIFSGLYWLWGPVFWASLRNFECRRYKYSGFWRGEVIDLYVTEEIIGKEQTVNKRGELVIVENRERRLNLEVGDETGFTTQLQVPLKRAHQAIAPGEIAEMLVMSNRADLSRIAKVSDIYLPELDLWVSDYPCLRHDEFVDISSRIGNDDDEEVQRQPTKKNRTGETSKSAYSRSRKSSKRRTENY; encoded by the coding sequence ATGCTAGTGCCTCTCACCCGCCAAAAGTTTGAACAACTAATCCCATTAATTGCTACTGCTTCCCAATATAAATACGCTTGGGGTAATCTTTCTGATTTTTTAATTAGGTTGTTAATTTCTTTTGTTAGTGTTTTAATACTCTATTTAATCAGGCTAGTAGTCGGCGATAATTTCGTTCCATTTATTATCTTAATTGCGATTTTCAGCGGTCTTTATTGGTTGTGGGGGCCAGTTTTCTGGGCTAGCTTGCGTAATTTTGAATGCCGCCGTTACAAATACAGCGGTTTTTGGCGCGGTGAAGTAATCGATTTGTATGTCACTGAAGAGATAATTGGCAAAGAACAAACCGTTAATAAACGCGGTGAGTTAGTAATTGTCGAAAATCGGGAAAGACGACTGAATTTAGAAGTCGGGGATGAAACTGGTTTTACTACTCAATTGCAAGTACCTTTAAAACGCGCCCACCAAGCGATCGCACCGGGAGAAATTGCCGAGATGCTAGTGATGTCAAATCGAGCCGATTTATCCCGTATTGCTAAAGTATCGGATATTTATCTCCCGGAATTGGATTTGTGGGTAAGCGACTATCCTTGTTTACGTCATGATGAATTCGTTGATATTAGTAGCCGCATCGGAAATGATGATGATGAAGAAGTGCAAAGACAACCCACCAAAAAGAACCGAACTGGGGAAACATCTAAATCTGCTTATTCGCGATCGCGCAAATCATCGAAAAGAAGGACTGAAAACTACTAA
- the dapB gene encoding 4-hydroxy-tetrahydrodipicolinate reductase — protein MANQSPIPVVVNGAAGKMGREVIKAVAAAPDLTLLGAIDKNPQLLNQDAGEVAGCGPLEVPITDQFEPTLAMAAQEKVLGVMVDFTHPKTVYDSIRSAIAYGVRPVVGTTGLSPQQIEELGEFAEKASTGCLIIPNFSIGMVLLQQAALAASKYFDHVEIIELHHNQKADAPSGTAVQTAQMLGEMGKTFNPPSVEETEKLTGARGALAEENIRIHSVRLPGLIAHQEVIFGAAGQVYTLRHDTSDRACYMPGVLLAIRKVTQLKSLVYGLEKIL, from the coding sequence ATGGCGAATCAATCTCCCATTCCAGTTGTCGTGAACGGTGCTGCGGGTAAAATGGGCCGCGAGGTAATCAAAGCTGTAGCAGCAGCACCGGATCTGACTTTGTTAGGCGCGATCGATAAAAATCCCCAATTGTTAAATCAAGATGCGGGGGAAGTAGCGGGATGTGGCCCTTTAGAGGTTCCGATCACCGATCAGTTTGAACCGACTTTAGCAATGGCAGCGCAGGAAAAAGTGTTAGGGGTAATGGTAGATTTCACCCACCCCAAAACAGTTTACGACTCGATTCGGTCTGCCATTGCCTACGGAGTCCGTCCGGTAGTGGGAACGACAGGACTCAGCCCACAACAAATCGAAGAATTAGGTGAGTTTGCGGAAAAAGCTAGTACGGGTTGTCTGATTATCCCTAATTTTTCTATAGGTATGGTGTTGCTGCAACAAGCTGCCCTGGCTGCCTCGAAATACTTCGATCACGTAGAAATCATCGAACTTCACCACAATCAAAAAGCTGACGCACCTAGCGGAACAGCCGTACAAACTGCCCAGATGCTAGGGGAAATGGGTAAAACTTTCAATCCCCCGTCTGTGGAGGAAACGGAAAAGCTAACGGGCGCTAGAGGTGCTTTAGCTGAGGAAAATATTCGCATTCACAGCGTTCGCTTACCGGGGTTGATCGCTCACCAGGAAGTGATTTTCGGTGCGGCAGGTCAAGTTTATACCCTCCGCCACGATACTAGCGATCGCGCTTGCTATATGCCAGGTGTTTTACTGGCAATTCGCAAGGTAACTCAACTCAAATCTCTGGTATATGGTTTAGAAAAGATATTGTGA
- a CDS encoding DUF427 domain-containing protein encodes MDRQRIEPGPGQESVWDYPRPPRLEDSPKHIKIVFNGVTIADTHKAKRVLETSHPPVYYIPPTDIKMEYLVREKRSSFCEWKGLAGYYTLAVGDRKAPFAAWFYPEPTPAFASMKDYVAFYASLMEACYVDDEKVQPQPGDFYGGWITKDIVGPFKGGAGTWGW; translated from the coding sequence ATGGATCGCCAACGCATCGAACCCGGGCCAGGACAAGAATCCGTTTGGGACTACCCACGTCCGCCACGCTTAGAAGATTCTCCCAAGCACATCAAAATAGTTTTTAACGGTGTCACTATTGCCGATACCCACAAAGCTAAAAGGGTTTTAGAAACTTCTCACCCACCGGTCTACTATATTCCGCCTACTGATATCAAAATGGAATATTTAGTGCGGGAAAAACGTTCCTCTTTTTGCGAGTGGAAAGGGCTAGCGGGTTACTATACTCTCGCCGTGGGAGATCGAAAAGCACCATTTGCTGCTTGGTTTTATCCAGAGCCTACCCCAGCCTTTGCTTCTATGAAAGATTACGTAGCTTTTTATGCCAGTTTGATGGAAGCTTGCTACGTTGATGATGAGAAGGTGCAACCCCAACCCGGTGATTTTTATGGTGGCTGGATCACTAAAGATATTGTAGGGCCATTCAAAGGTGGAGCGGGAACCTGGGGTTGGTAA